From Geomonas agri, one genomic window encodes:
- a CDS encoding FadR/GntR family transcriptional regulator, with protein MKFTPIKPKKVSTQIAEQIRSSILAGEFNPGEKLPPERELAELFGVSRPSVREALNILTSSGLVETYQGGGTLVRSLVENSAAMPLTELIRIDGDRALDVIEVRKGMESWTAWYAATRALPEDIRRLEAVIEGMKKNLEELQHSEDFDAHFHMLVARATHNVVWSHMMQSIFEAMQEFQRDVWRAVYLTEEDQRLLFNHHLKIYEMIRDRNPDGAREAMLEHLDFAQKRCSAYVSMRGSE; from the coding sequence ATGAAATTTACGCCGATTAAACCGAAAAAGGTATCGACGCAGATCGCCGAACAGATCCGCAGTTCGATTTTGGCGGGTGAATTCAACCCCGGCGAAAAGCTCCCCCCCGAGCGCGAATTGGCCGAGCTGTTCGGCGTTTCCCGCCCCTCGGTGCGCGAAGCGCTCAACATCCTCACCTCGTCGGGGCTGGTAGAAACCTACCAGGGGGGAGGGACGCTGGTCCGCTCCCTGGTCGAGAACTCTGCGGCCATGCCGCTCACGGAGCTGATCCGCATCGACGGCGACCGCGCCCTCGACGTGATCGAGGTGCGCAAGGGGATGGAGTCCTGGACCGCCTGGTACGCGGCGACCCGGGCGCTTCCCGAGGACATCCGGCGCCTCGAGGCTGTCATCGAAGGGATGAAGAAGAACCTCGAGGAGCTCCAGCACTCCGAGGACTTCGACGCCCACTTCCACATGCTGGTGGCCCGCGCCACCCACAACGTGGTCTGGTCGCATATGATGCAGAGCATCTTCGAGGCGATGCAGGAGTTCCAGCGCGACGTCTGGCGCGCCGTCTACCTCACCGAGGAGGACCAGCGACTGCTTTTCAATCACCACCTGAAGATCTACGAGATGATCCGCGACCGCAACCCGGACGGCGCCCGCGAAGCCATGCTGGAGCACCTCGATTTCGCGCAGAAACGCTGCTCCGCCTACGTCTCCATGCGCGGATCCGAATAA
- a CDS encoding (Fe-S)-binding protein: MEYVKLINCMRCGMCLPHCPTYKETFLETASPRGRVALVRKFQEGELVESEKFLEYVSLCLDCQACASACPCGVNAGELVAEFRCERKQEQGLSTMEDLILRKLVPHPDRLEAATAPLRLYQRTGLQKVVRSLGLLKVFPSALGRMEGLLPKLPAAPLRQTISEVTPAVGEQKGTVGFFLGCVMSLIFSEASLATVELLSTLGYKVVTPKDQKCCGAPNMLGHDIDGLKDAARFNTDLFQSQELDFVVTDCGGCGAELKKYGHHLDGEAAATAFSTKVRDISEILATEAATLKDKLKPLPIKVTYHDPCHIAHCQGIRSQPRALINLIPGIDFRELPEADACCGSAGTYNIEKPEMSDRVLSRKVQNVQKTGADYLVTSNPGCLLQLKKALAEATPPVKVIHLTELLQMSLNA, translated from the coding sequence ATGGAATATGTAAAACTCATCAACTGCATGCGCTGCGGCATGTGCCTGCCGCACTGCCCGACCTACAAGGAAACCTTCCTGGAAACCGCATCGCCGCGCGGCCGCGTGGCACTGGTGCGCAAATTCCAGGAGGGGGAGCTGGTAGAAAGCGAGAAGTTCCTGGAATACGTCTCCCTCTGCCTGGACTGCCAGGCATGCGCCTCCGCCTGCCCCTGCGGCGTCAACGCTGGTGAGCTGGTAGCCGAGTTCCGCTGCGAGAGAAAGCAGGAACAGGGACTCTCCACCATGGAGGACCTGATCCTCAGAAAGCTGGTGCCGCACCCCGACCGCCTTGAGGCAGCCACTGCACCGCTTCGCCTCTACCAGCGCACCGGTCTGCAGAAGGTGGTGCGCTCGCTGGGGCTCCTGAAAGTCTTTCCGTCGGCACTGGGGAGGATGGAGGGGCTGCTGCCGAAACTCCCCGCGGCCCCGCTGCGCCAGACCATCAGCGAGGTTACCCCGGCGGTCGGCGAGCAGAAGGGGACGGTCGGCTTCTTCCTGGGGTGCGTCATGAGCCTCATCTTCAGCGAAGCGAGCCTCGCTACGGTGGAACTTCTCTCCACCCTGGGCTACAAGGTGGTCACCCCGAAGGACCAGAAGTGCTGCGGTGCCCCCAACATGCTGGGACACGACATCGATGGCCTCAAGGACGCGGCCCGCTTCAACACCGACTTGTTCCAGTCGCAGGAGCTCGACTTCGTGGTGACCGACTGCGGAGGCTGCGGCGCCGAGTTAAAAAAGTACGGCCACCACCTGGATGGCGAAGCTGCCGCTACCGCCTTTAGCACCAAGGTTCGGGACATCTCGGAGATATTGGCCACCGAGGCGGCGACGTTGAAAGATAAGCTCAAGCCCCTGCCGATCAAGGTGACCTACCACGACCCTTGCCACATCGCCCACTGCCAGGGTATCCGCAGCCAGCCCCGCGCCCTGATCAACCTGATTCCGGGCATCGACTTCCGCGAACTTCCCGAGGCGGATGCCTGCTGCGGTTCGGCCGGCACCTACAACATTGAGAAACCGGAAATGTCGGACCGGGTACTGTCGCGCAAGGTGCAGAACGTTCAGAAGACTGGCGCCGATTACCTGGTCACCAGCAACCCCGGTTGCCTATTGCAGTTGAAAAAGGCGCTCGCCGAGGCTACGCCGCCGGTCAAGGTGATCCACCTGACCGAGCTGCTGCAGATGAGTCTCAATGCCTGA
- a CDS encoding FAD-binding oxidoreductase, protein MEDSFIKALSNIVGEQYTLSDPESLACYGYDSTPELQSRPGAVVLPGTAEEISKVLALCNGTGVRVTPRGSGTNLSGGSISFDAGVVLQTSRMNRIVEIDEENLTATVETGVITSTLHREVEAKGLFYPPDPGSMNISTMGGNVAENSGGLRGLKYGVTDDYVMGLKTILPDGEVLKTGGKVVKDVAGYNLNQLLVSSEGTLGVFTEVTVKLIPKPQAKKTMLVHFPQLEQAALTVSHIIAARIIPATLEFLDRTTIKCVEDYAHVGLPLDVDAVLLIEVDGHPAQVEEDAAGIRDICERHHCSFFQTAASTEEALKLATARRVALSALARVRPTTILEDATVPRSCIAPMVKLIQDTAKKYDLLIGTFGHAGDGNLHPTCLTDERNPDEIKRAHQAFGEIFDATIAMGGTITGEHGVGVAKKKYLPKLVGESGLRVMRGIKGAFDPRGTLNPGKIF, encoded by the coding sequence ATGGAAGATAGCTTCATAAAAGCCCTCAGCAACATCGTGGGGGAGCAGTACACCCTTTCTGATCCCGAATCACTGGCCTGCTACGGCTACGACTCGACCCCCGAATTGCAAAGCCGCCCGGGCGCGGTGGTGCTCCCCGGCACTGCAGAGGAGATCTCCAAGGTGCTGGCGCTCTGCAACGGCACCGGCGTCCGCGTCACCCCGCGCGGCTCAGGCACCAACCTCTCCGGCGGCTCCATCTCCTTCGATGCCGGCGTCGTCTTGCAGACCAGCAGGATGAACCGGATCGTCGAGATCGATGAGGAGAACCTGACCGCGACGGTCGAGACCGGCGTCATAACCTCGACCCTGCATCGCGAGGTAGAGGCCAAAGGTCTGTTCTATCCGCCCGACCCGGGCAGCATGAACATCTCCACCATGGGGGGGAACGTGGCCGAAAACTCCGGCGGCCTGAGGGGACTTAAGTACGGCGTCACCGATGACTACGTCATGGGCCTGAAGACTATCCTCCCGGACGGCGAGGTGCTGAAGACCGGCGGCAAGGTGGTGAAGGACGTGGCCGGTTACAACCTGAACCAGCTCCTGGTCTCCTCGGAAGGGACGCTCGGCGTTTTCACCGAGGTGACTGTGAAGCTCATCCCCAAGCCGCAGGCCAAGAAGACCATGCTGGTGCATTTCCCGCAGCTCGAGCAGGCCGCACTCACCGTGTCGCACATCATCGCCGCGCGCATCATCCCGGCGACGCTGGAGTTTTTGGATCGCACCACCATCAAGTGTGTCGAGGACTATGCCCACGTGGGGCTGCCGCTGGACGTTGACGCCGTGCTTCTCATCGAGGTGGACGGTCACCCCGCCCAGGTGGAGGAGGACGCCGCCGGCATCCGTGACATCTGCGAGCGGCACCACTGCTCCTTCTTCCAGACTGCGGCCAGCACCGAGGAGGCCCTGAAGCTCGCCACCGCTCGCCGCGTGGCACTCTCCGCCCTGGCCAGGGTCCGCCCCACCACCATCCTCGAGGACGCCACGGTACCGAGAAGCTGCATCGCCCCGATGGTGAAGCTGATACAGGACACCGCCAAGAAGTACGACCTGCTGATCGGCACCTTCGGGCACGCCGGCGACGGCAACCTGCACCCGACCTGCCTCACCGACGAAAGAAACCCCGATGAGATCAAGCGGGCGCACCAGGCTTTCGGCGAGATATTCGACGCGACCATCGCCATGGGGGGGACTATCACAGGCGAGCACGGTGTCGGCGTGGCCAAAAAGAAGTACCTTCCCAAGCTGGTAGGGGAGTCGGGGCTGCGCGTCATGCGCGGTATCAAGGGCGCCTTCGACCCCAGGGGGACCCTGAACCCGGGCAAGATCTTCTAG
- a CDS encoding LrgB family protein gives MNPLIFTSLVLLTVGVYLATRWLFLTYRHPLLNPVFLSTVAIIALLQATGLTLEDYRPAKDVMTFLLGPATVALALPLYHNRLVLRRHALPVFSGVAAGSLTTMAAALVAGRLLRLDDGVLLSLGPKSVTVPIAVEISRLTGGDASLTAAFVVATGMIGSVAGPTLLTLCRVQSPVARGLALGTVSHGQGTAVALLENETAGAMGGVAMAIAAVFTALVAPYYLPLFLR, from the coding sequence GTGAACCCGCTGATCTTCACCTCGCTGGTGCTGCTCACCGTGGGTGTCTATTTGGCCACCCGCTGGCTCTTCCTCACCTACCGCCACCCGCTGTTGAACCCGGTCTTTCTCAGCACTGTAGCCATCATCGCGCTGCTGCAGGCGACCGGGCTCACGCTGGAGGATTACCGCCCCGCGAAGGACGTGATGACCTTCCTGCTGGGACCGGCCACCGTGGCGCTGGCGCTGCCGCTGTATCACAACCGGCTCGTGCTGCGCAGACACGCGCTTCCGGTTTTCTCCGGCGTCGCCGCCGGCTCCCTGACCACCATGGCCGCGGCACTCGTGGCCGGACGGTTGCTGCGCCTGGATGACGGCGTGCTTCTCTCCTTGGGGCCGAAATCGGTGACAGTCCCCATCGCGGTGGAGATCTCCCGGTTGACCGGGGGCGACGCGAGTCTCACCGCCGCCTTCGTAGTCGCCACCGGGATGATCGGCTCCGTCGCTGGCCCCACGCTGCTCACCCTGTGCCGGGTGCAGAGCCCGGTCGCCCGCGGGCTCGCCCTGGGCACCGTCTCGCACGGGCAGGGTACCGCCGTGGCGCTACTGGAAAACGAGACCGCCGGTGCCATGGGCGGTGTGGCCATGGCCATTGCGGCGGTTTTCACCGCGCTGGTGGCTCCTTACTATTTGCCTCTTTTTCTGCGCTAG
- a CDS encoding CidA/LrgA family protein has product MATNLIKITWQTALLWLVFRLGVYLVGALHLSLPGNVAGMLLMFALLVSGVVKPTWIEAGSGFLLKHFAFFFIPISVGLMSFGPLMRRSGLALLVILLLSALAGAAVTGVSVQLLQRRRDP; this is encoded by the coding sequence ATGGCGACTAACCTCATCAAGATAACTTGGCAGACCGCGCTCCTGTGGCTGGTGTTCCGCCTGGGGGTGTACCTGGTCGGCGCGCTTCATCTCTCTCTTCCCGGCAACGTGGCCGGAATGCTGCTCATGTTCGCCCTGCTGGTAAGTGGCGTAGTCAAGCCAACCTGGATCGAGGCCGGCAGCGGCTTTCTCCTCAAGCACTTCGCTTTCTTCTTTATTCCGATCTCGGTGGGGCTCATGTCCTTCGGTCCTCTGATGCGCCGCAGTGGCCTGGCACTGCTGGTCATCCTGCTGCTGAGTGCGCTTGCCGGGGCGGCGGTGACCGGAGTTTCCGTACAGCTTTTGCAGCGCAGGAGGGATCCGTGA
- a CDS encoding L-lactate permease, producing the protein MPWIQSYTPVAGSLAMSALVAAIPLVVIFVCLAVFKMKAHKAGPLAVASAIAIAIFVWQMPAKLAGLATLHGAAFGLFPVFYIVVTTILLYNITVKGGQFEVIRASLAGLTGDRRLQALLIAFCFGAFIEGAAGFGTPVAIAGATLVGLGFRPFYAAGVCLIANTAPVAFGAIGIPVVALAGVMGYDDAGLMKLSTMVGRQLPFISIFIPFYVIMIMAGWKKTIEVLPAIIVCGVTFAFAQWGTASYLGPYLPDVTASLLTLAALVILLKFWQPATVWTFDHEPEFSGKESHDYTGAEVFRAWAPYLVLTIMVLVWGIPSVKTSLDKSKVVIPVAGLDNAIVKKVTKPEDGIKKVAAVKAEAAKQAALLSPADAKQAALAVGLTELQALEDKVLAVEQSLPAGKAVVTAERLAAYDAVEKKQKDLQKIQKDLVEAKTVDKAQFKALDKAVTDQLPAKVAAKFTFNFMSAAGTAILIAAIISALICGVGVGSFIQVLGKTLYDMRWPAVTVASVVGLAFVMNASGMTTSMGMSFTKAGAMFPFLSPFLGMLGVFLTGSDTSSNVLFGGLQKVTAEQLGMNPLLTGAANTSGGVMGKMISPQSIAVACAATGLVGEEGNLFRFTLKHALFLTTVMGIIVALQAYVFPWMIP; encoded by the coding sequence ATGCCATGGATTCAGAGCTACACTCCCGTTGCGGGAAGCCTCGCGATGTCCGCGCTGGTTGCCGCCATCCCCCTCGTCGTCATCTTTGTCTGTCTGGCCGTCTTCAAGATGAAGGCTCACAAGGCCGGCCCGCTGGCGGTTGCCTCCGCCATTGCCATCGCCATCTTCGTATGGCAGATGCCGGCTAAGCTCGCCGGGCTTGCCACCCTGCACGGCGCCGCCTTTGGTCTCTTCCCCGTCTTCTACATCGTGGTGACCACCATTCTCCTCTACAACATCACGGTCAAGGGAGGGCAGTTCGAAGTGATCCGTGCCTCGCTGGCTGGGCTCACCGGTGACCGTCGCCTGCAGGCCCTGCTGATCGCCTTCTGTTTCGGCGCATTCATCGAAGGTGCCGCAGGCTTCGGCACTCCTGTCGCCATCGCCGGCGCCACGCTGGTCGGCCTGGGTTTCCGTCCCTTCTACGCGGCGGGTGTCTGTCTTATCGCCAACACCGCGCCGGTCGCCTTCGGCGCCATCGGCATCCCGGTGGTCGCACTGGCCGGCGTCATGGGGTACGACGATGCAGGTCTCATGAAGCTCTCCACCATGGTGGGGCGCCAGCTCCCCTTCATTTCCATCTTCATCCCGTTCTACGTCATCATGATCATGGCTGGTTGGAAGAAGACCATCGAGGTGCTGCCGGCCATCATCGTCTGCGGCGTCACCTTCGCCTTCGCACAGTGGGGCACCGCGAGCTACCTCGGTCCCTACCTCCCCGACGTCACCGCATCGCTGTTGACCCTGGCCGCCCTGGTCATCCTGCTCAAGTTCTGGCAGCCCGCCACCGTTTGGACCTTCGATCACGAGCCGGAGTTCAGCGGCAAGGAAAGCCATGACTACACCGGCGCTGAGGTGTTCCGCGCTTGGGCTCCCTACCTGGTGCTCACCATCATGGTGCTGGTCTGGGGCATCCCGTCGGTGAAGACCTCCCTGGACAAGAGCAAGGTCGTCATCCCGGTCGCCGGCCTGGACAACGCCATTGTTAAGAAAGTCACCAAGCCGGAGGACGGCATCAAGAAGGTCGCAGCAGTTAAGGCGGAAGCCGCCAAGCAGGCCGCGCTCCTCTCCCCGGCTGATGCCAAGCAGGCAGCCCTGGCCGTCGGTCTGACCGAACTGCAGGCGCTCGAGGACAAGGTGCTGGCAGTTGAGCAGAGTCTCCCCGCCGGCAAGGCTGTCGTCACCGCCGAGCGACTGGCTGCCTATGACGCGGTCGAGAAGAAGCAGAAGGACCTGCAGAAAATCCAGAAAGATTTGGTCGAGGCCAAGACAGTTGATAAGGCGCAGTTCAAGGCGCTGGACAAGGCCGTCACCGATCAGCTCCCGGCCAAGGTTGCCGCCAAGTTCACCTTCAACTTCATGTCCGCGGCCGGCACCGCCATCCTGATCGCGGCCATCATCTCGGCCCTCATCTGCGGCGTCGGCGTCGGCTCTTTCATCCAGGTGTTGGGCAAGACCCTGTACGACATGCGCTGGCCGGCGGTCACCGTCGCCTCGGTGGTCGGTCTCGCCTTCGTCATGAATGCTTCGGGCATGACCACCAGCATGGGCATGTCCTTCACCAAGGCGGGCGCGATGTTCCCGTTCCTCTCCCCGTTCCTGGGCATGCTCGGCGTGTTCCTGACCGGCTCGGATACCTCCAGCAACGTCCTCTTCGGTGGCCTGCAGAAGGTGACCGCGGAGCAGCTGGGTATGAACCCGCTCCTGACCGGCGCGGCCAACACCAGCGGTGGTGTCATGGGCAAGATGATCTCCCCGCAGTCCATCGCCGTCGCCTGCGCAGCCACTGGCCTCGTCGGCGAAGAGGGGAACCTGTTCCGCTTCACCCTGAAGCACGCCCTGTTCCTGACCACGGTCATGGGCATCATCGTCGCGCTGCAGGCATATGTCTTCCCCTGGATGATCCCCTGA
- a CDS encoding LutC/YkgG family protein, producing the protein MYEQFKARAVGVGAEVHRVGTCSDAVEFVLSFLKQEGVTDTAGSYAVWAKGPFLEAAGQESLAGIPGLGFEVTRERAAQAKVGISDMSFAVADTGSLVQDQAAPDQRLASALTGIHIALVPSANIVADKAALFARINPKNSRYIAFITGPSRTADIERVLTIGVHGPERLIILFVDELGGEKK; encoded by the coding sequence ATGTACGAGCAATTTAAGGCCAGGGCAGTCGGGGTCGGGGCGGAAGTGCACCGGGTCGGCACCTGTAGCGACGCGGTCGAATTCGTCCTCTCATTTTTAAAACAGGAAGGAGTTACCGACACTGCGGGGAGCTATGCCGTTTGGGCCAAGGGCCCTTTTCTGGAGGCGGCAGGCCAGGAGTCGCTGGCAGGAATTCCCGGGCTGGGCTTCGAGGTGACCAGAGAGCGTGCGGCACAGGCAAAGGTCGGCATCAGCGACATGTCCTTTGCCGTGGCCGACACCGGTTCCCTGGTGCAGGACCAGGCTGCGCCGGACCAGCGTTTGGCTTCCGCGCTGACCGGTATCCACATCGCACTGGTCCCGTCTGCCAACATCGTCGCTGACAAGGCAGCCCTCTTCGCCCGCATCAATCCTAAAAACAGTCGTTACATAGCCTTCATCACCGGCCCCAGCCGTACCGCGGATATCGAGCGCGTTCTCACTATTGGCGTACATGGGCCGGAGCGACTAATAATTCTGTTTGTCGACGAGTTGGGAGGTGAGAAGAAATGA
- the ldhH gene encoding L-lactate dehydrogenase (quinone) large subunit LdhH, with protein MKQEFKASIKRALNDANLTGALGKFSEAYKVNRTKAYEGIDFEELRGRIAEAKSAAACHLDEVAETFRKNAEALGAKVFLTSDPEEVKQYILKVARDNGVKNVVKSKSMATEEIHLNKALVEQGISVAETDLGEWIIQLAGQTPSHMVMPAIHMTKEEVADIFSKEVNERLDTDIPRLVKVARNELRPKFLEADMGISGGNIAVAETGSIVLVTNEGNARLVTTLPRIHVALIGVEKLVEKFETVVPILDALPRSATAQLLTSYVSIITGPTQNDDGSTKELHIILMDNQRTQMAKDPKFKQALQCIRCGSCLNVCPIFRLVGGHVFGKVYTGGIGTILTAWFDELKKSEEIQGLCIQCGNCTQVCPGKLDIPEMIMEIRRRLVLEKGQPLVQKAIFSVVNNRKLFHGMLRAASVAGKPFTSGKFIRHLPLFLSELTDGRSLPAIAEKPFRDLYAGIQQPKGKEKAVFYAGCLIDFAYPETGVALVKLLNKAGIEVVFPEEQTCCGAPALYSGAYEVAAQNAADNITALLEQDAQYVVSACPTCTVALAHDFAKTLEAVGRTEWLDKAKQLAEKTVDLATLVKHLVDEGRLSFQEGAELGKITYHDSCHLKRTLKVSEQPRELLQQAGYQVEEMFECDMCCGMGGSYSMKLPEISAPILKRKLKNIKETGAPLVAMDCPGCVLQISGGFDQDGAAVRVKHTAELLAERLKD; from the coding sequence ATGAAACAGGAATTCAAGGCATCGATAAAGCGGGCTTTGAACGACGCCAACCTCACCGGCGCGTTGGGGAAGTTTTCGGAAGCTTACAAAGTGAATCGCACTAAGGCCTACGAGGGGATCGACTTCGAGGAGTTGCGCGGCCGCATCGCCGAGGCCAAGTCGGCGGCGGCCTGCCATCTGGACGAGGTGGCGGAAACCTTCCGCAAAAACGCCGAGGCCCTCGGCGCCAAGGTCTTCCTTACCAGCGACCCTGAAGAGGTGAAACAGTACATCCTCAAGGTGGCGCGCGACAACGGCGTTAAGAATGTGGTGAAATCGAAGTCCATGGCCACGGAGGAGATCCACCTGAACAAGGCCCTCGTCGAGCAGGGCATTTCCGTCGCCGAGACCGACCTGGGCGAGTGGATCATCCAGCTCGCCGGGCAGACCCCGTCCCACATGGTGATGCCCGCCATCCATATGACCAAGGAGGAAGTCGCCGACATCTTCAGTAAGGAAGTGAACGAGCGGCTGGACACGGACATCCCGCGCCTGGTCAAGGTGGCCAGAAATGAACTGCGCCCGAAGTTCCTGGAGGCCGACATGGGCATCTCCGGCGGCAACATCGCCGTCGCCGAGACCGGCTCTATCGTCCTGGTTACCAACGAGGGGAACGCGCGCCTTGTGACCACCCTGCCCCGCATCCACGTGGCACTGATCGGCGTCGAGAAGCTGGTCGAGAAGTTCGAGACGGTGGTGCCGATCCTTGACGCACTGCCGAGAAGCGCCACCGCACAGCTCCTCACTAGCTATGTTTCCATCATCACGGGGCCCACTCAGAACGATGACGGCTCTACCAAGGAGCTGCACATCATCCTGATGGACAACCAGCGCACGCAAATGGCCAAGGACCCCAAGTTCAAGCAGGCGCTGCAGTGCATCCGCTGCGGCTCTTGCCTAAACGTCTGTCCAATCTTCCGCCTGGTAGGCGGGCACGTCTTCGGCAAGGTCTACACCGGCGGCATCGGCACCATCCTCACCGCATGGTTCGACGAGCTGAAGAAGTCCGAGGAGATCCAGGGACTGTGTATCCAGTGCGGTAACTGCACCCAGGTTTGCCCGGGCAAGCTGGACATCCCGGAGATGATCATGGAGATCAGGCGGCGGCTGGTGCTGGAAAAAGGACAGCCCCTGGTGCAGAAGGCGATCTTCAGCGTGGTCAACAACAGGAAGCTCTTCCACGGCATGCTGCGCGCCGCCTCGGTCGCCGGCAAGCCCTTCACTTCCGGCAAATTCATCCGCCACCTGCCGCTGTTCCTGTCCGAGCTCACCGACGGGCGCAGCCTTCCGGCCATAGCGGAGAAACCGTTCCGGGACCTCTATGCGGGGATCCAGCAACCCAAGGGTAAAGAAAAGGCCGTCTTCTACGCCGGCTGCCTGATCGACTTCGCCTACCCGGAAACCGGGGTCGCACTGGTCAAGCTGCTTAACAAGGCCGGGATCGAGGTGGTGTTCCCGGAGGAGCAGACCTGCTGCGGCGCACCCGCGCTCTACAGTGGCGCCTACGAGGTCGCCGCCCAGAACGCCGCTGATAACATCACGGCGCTCCTGGAACAGGACGCCCAATATGTCGTTTCCGCCTGCCCCACCTGTACCGTGGCGCTCGCCCATGATTTCGCCAAAACCCTCGAGGCTGTCGGGCGAACCGAGTGGCTGGACAAGGCGAAACAACTGGCCGAAAAGACCGTTGATCTCGCCACACTGGTCAAGCACCTGGTGGACGAGGGACGCCTGAGTTTCCAGGAAGGGGCTGAGCTCGGCAAGATCACCTACCACGACTCCTGTCATCTGAAGCGGACGCTGAAGGTTTCGGAACAGCCGCGCGAACTGCTGCAGCAAGCCGGCTACCAGGTCGAGGAGATGTTCGAGTGCGACATGTGCTGCGGCATGGGGGGATCCTACTCCATGAAGCTGCCGGAGATCTCGGCGCCGATCCTGAAGAGGAAGCTGAAGAACATCAAGGAGACCGGGGCGCCACTGGTGGCGATGGACTGCCCGGGATGCGTGCTGCAGATCAGCGGCGGGTTCGATCAAGACGGAGCTGCGGTGCGGGTCAAGCACACGGCCGAACTACTTGCAGAACGGCTAAAAGATTAG
- a CDS encoding YceI family protein, which translates to MFRLTGTRVTGLLTAAFLFAAPVLASAATWHIDSDHSSIGFKVRHLMVSNVKGVFGKVSGVVNIDDSDLSRSSVTATIDTTSIDTGVAKRDAHLKSQDFLDVAKYPTMTFVSTGVSRGSGGNFKVMGTLTLHGVTRPVVLDVEGLSPEIKDPMGTMRRGATASTSINRKDFGLTWNKMMEAGGVAVGDEVKINIEVEMTKAK; encoded by the coding sequence ATGTTTAGATTGACAGGGACTCGGGTCACCGGCTTGTTAACGGCAGCATTTCTTTTTGCAGCACCGGTACTTGCCTCGGCTGCCACCTGGCACATAGACTCCGACCACAGCAGCATAGGCTTCAAGGTGCGCCATTTGATGGTCTCCAACGTCAAGGGGGTATTCGGCAAGGTTTCCGGTGTGGTCAACATCGATGACAGCGACCTCAGTAGGTCTTCGGTGACGGCAACCATCGATACCACTTCCATCGATACCGGCGTCGCCAAGCGTGACGCACACCTGAAAAGTCAGGACTTCCTGGATGTCGCCAAGTACCCCACCATGACCTTTGTCTCCACCGGTGTCTCTAGGGGGAGCGGGGGGAACTTCAAGGTTATGGGCACCCTGACCCTGCACGGCGTGACCAGGCCGGTAGTCCTTGACGTGGAAGGACTCTCGCCTGAGATCAAGGACCCGATGGGCACCATGCGGCGCGGCGCCACGGCAAGCACCAGCATCAACAGGAAAGATTTTGGCCTTACCTGGAACAAGATGATGGAAGCGGGAGGAGTAGCCGTCGGTGACGAGGTCAAGATCAATATCGAGGTGGAAATGACCAAGGCCAAGTAA
- a CDS encoding GSU3473 family protein, protein MLIQVSYDDNKFDYVKDYMLDQLIQSGAISSFKRRSGWVRVGIDPVRSQRCSPYFGEERRGAAAALGLFGIKAAVSPAPVRPLSD, encoded by the coding sequence ATGCTGATTCAGGTGAGCTACGACGACAACAAGTTCGACTACGTCAAAGACTACATGCTGGATCAATTGATCCAGTCTGGCGCCATCTCCAGTTTCAAGCGGAGGTCCGGGTGGGTTCGCGTCGGCATCGATCCGGTGCGTAGTCAGCGTTGCTCGCCGTACTTCGGTGAGGAACGTAGGGGTGCCGCTGCTGCACTTGGCCTATTCGGCATAAAGGCCGCGGTCTCGCCTGCCCCGGTTCGACCGCTGTCTGACTGA